A DNA window from Primulina tabacum isolate GXHZ01 chromosome 12, ASM2559414v2, whole genome shotgun sequence contains the following coding sequences:
- the LOC142520085 gene encoding golgin candidate 5-like has product MAWFSGKVSLGNFPDFAGAVNKLSESVKNIEKNFDSALGLEEKSDATSSGSEASGALWPSTTDRKALFEPIMGFMGQKGEGSTAASLEHPNSLEPSSPLKDQEVEDDGSANDSAEVVNEEIKKAGVAAEPVEEIKYRRKEQNDNIDEDRDEEEGVLSTTFVEASEQNPGHIQTESSKKLQEKERSEEESTSSLESEQPAATSPIDQVEHTASVPKKEDNNQLPERVDEQKAQEDVVEVFSAQAQDMSPEGLIERRESSASDSPIKKTGDDSGDNSTILLHTNAEASESAFEAIAKPFTKPFELKQHSMNDTDVKERLSTGSNSSDVTNSVAEVEKVKKEMKMMETALQGAARQAQAKADEIAKLMNENEQLKALVDDFRRKTNEAEIESLREEYHQRVAALERKVYALTKERDTLRREQSKKSDAAALLKEKDEIISQVMAEGEELSKKQAAQESQIRKLRSQIRELEEEKKGLLTKLQVEENKVESMKRDKAETEKLLQETVEKHQAELATQKEYYTDALNAAKEAEALAEARANTEARTELESRLREAEDRESMLVQTLEELRQTLSRKEQQAVFREEMLRSDIEDLQKRYQASERRCEELITQVPESTRPLLRQIEAIQETAARRAEAWAAVERSLNSRLQEAEAKAAAAEEKELSINERLTQTLSRINVLEAQLSCLRAEQTQLTRSLEKERQRAAENRQEYLALKEESDTREGRVKQLEEEISELRRKHKDDLHEALMHQEFLQQELEREKATRLEQERAARLPSSVVPDQILIARQKSAAFENGNLSRKISSASSLSSMEESYFLQSTLDSSENFAERRSVVEGTMSPYYMKSVTSSTFEAALRQKEGELASYMSRLASMESIRDSLAEELVKMTAQCEKLQAEAATLPGIRAELEALRQRHSAALELMGERDEELEELRADIADVKEMYREQVNLLVNKIQTLGSSVGVA; this is encoded by the exons ATGGCGTGGTTTAGCGGGAAAGTTTCGTTGGGGAATTTCCCGGATTTTGCAGGGGCGGTGAATAAGCTGAGTGAGAGTGTTAAAAATATCGAGAAGAATTTTGATAGTGCCCTTGGGCTTGAGGAGAAATCAGATGCTACCAGTAGCGGCAGTGAAG CATCAGGTGCATTATGGCCATCCACGACAGATCGGAAGGCATTATTTGAGCCCATCATGGGATTTATGGGGCAAAAAGGTGAGGGGAGCACTGCTGCATCATTAGAACATCCCAATTCCTTAGAGCCTTCGTCTCCCTTAAAGGATCAAGAAGTTGAGGATGATGGTTCTGCAAACGATTCTGCAGAAGTAGTTAATGAAGAAATTAAAAAAGCAGGTGTAGCTGCAGAACCAGTGGAGGAAATAAAATATAGGAGAAAGGAGCAAAATGATAACATTGATGAAGATCGAGATGAAGAAGAGGGGGTTTTATCTACGACTTTTGTTGAAGCTTCAGAACAAAATCCTGGGCATATACAAACAGAATCTTCAAAAAAACTTCAGGAGAAGGAGAGATCAGAAGAAGAGTCTACGTCTTCTTTGGAGTCAGAACAACCAGCAGCAACAAGTCCTATAGATCAAGTTGAACATACTGCTTCTGTGCCTAAAAAGGAGGATAATAATCAATTGCCTGAGAGAGTAGACGAACAGAAGGCACAAGAAGATGTCGTCGAAGTTTTTTCAGCTCAAGCTCAGGATATGTCACCTGAAGGCCTAATTGAACGCAGAGAATCATCTGCTTCTGATTCTCCTATTAAAAAAACTGGAGATGATTCTGGAGACAACTCGACCATTTTACTGCATACTAATGCCGAGGCATCAGAATCAGCCTTTGAGGCTATTGCTAAACCTTTCACTAAACCATTTGAGTTAAAGCAGCACTCAATGAATGATACTGACGTAAAAGAACGTTTGAGCACTGGAAGCAACTCTTCTGATGTTACTAACTCTGTAGCTGAAGTGGAGAAAGTGAAGAAGGAAATGAAAATGATGGAAACTGCATTGCAAGGAGCTGCTAGACAAGCTCAg GCAAAGGCTGATGAAATTGCAAAGCTGATGAATGAAAATGAGCAGCTAAAAGCTTTGGTTGATGATTTTAGG agaaagaCAAATGAAGCCGAAATTGAGTCTCTACGGGAGGAATATCATCAGAGGGTGGCAGCACTTGAGAGAAAG GTATATGCTCTTACTAAGGAGAGGGATACACTGCGAAGAGAACAGAGTAAAAAAAGTGATGCTGCTGCTCTTTTGAAGGAAAAGGATGAAATAATCAGCCAAGTGATGGCCGAAG GTGAAGAGCTCTCAAAAAAGCAAGCTGCTCAGGAATCTCAAATTAGAAAGTTAAGGTCACAG ATCAGAGAACTTGAGGAAGAGAAGAAAGGATTGCTTACCAAACTGCAG GTAGAAGAGAACAAAGTAGAAAGCATGAAAAGAGATAAGGCAGAAACTGAAAAATTGCTTCAAGAAACAGTGGAGAAACACCAAGCTGAACTTGCAACTCAAAAGGAATACTACACTGATGCACTGAACGCAGCAAAGGAAGCTGAAGCGTTAGCAGAGGCGCGTGCAAACACTGAAGCAAGAACTGAACTAGAAAGTCGTCTAAGAGAGGCCGAAGACCGCGAAAGTATGCTAGTTCAAACACTTGAAGAATTAAGGCAAACTCTGAGCAGAAAAGAGCAGCAG GCAGTTTTTAGAGAAGAAATGCTTCGCAGCGACATTGAGGATCTTCAAAAGCGATATCAA GCAAGTGAGCGAAGGTGCGAGGAGTTAATTACACAAGTCCCTGAATCTACTAGGCCTCTTTTAAGGCAGATTGAAGCTATTCAG GAAACTGCTGCTAGAAGGGCTGAAGCTTGGGCTGCTGTTGAAAGATCATTAAACTCACGACTTCAG GAAGCAGAAGCCAAAGCTGCAGCAGCAGAGGAAAAAGAGCTTTCTATCAATGAACGTCTAACACAAACTCTTTCACGGATAAATGTTCTTGAAGCTCag TTATCATGCCTGAGAGCGGAGCAGACACAGCTAACGAGATCTCTTGAGAAGGAGAGACAGAGGGCAGCTGAAAATAGGCAGGAATATCTTGCTTTAAAGGAGGAATCTGACACTCGTGAAGGCCGTGTTAAACAGCTTGAAGAAGAAATTAGTGAACTCAGGAGAAAACACAAGGATGACTTGCATGAAGCATTGATGCATCAAGAGTTTCTGCAACAG GAACTGGAGAGAGAAAAGGCTACTCGTTTGGAACAGGAAAGGGCTGCTCGCCTTCCATCTTCTGTTGTACCTGATCAAATCCTCATAGCAAGACAAAAATCAGCTGCATTTGAAAACG GAAACTTGTCTCGTAAGATTTCAAGTGCAAGCAGCTTGAGCAGTATGGAAGAAAGCTATTTTCTGCAATCAACTTTGGACTCGTCTGAGAATTTCGCTGAACGTAGAAGTGTTGTAGAAGGTACCATGAGTCCATATTATATGAAGAGTGTGACATCAAGTACTTTTGAAGCTGCCCTACGCCAAAAGGAGGGGGAGCTTGCGTCTTATATGTCTAGATTG GCATCTATGGAATCTATTCGCGACTCTCTTGCCGAGGAGTTGGTTAAAATGACTGCACAG TGTGAAAAGTTACAGGCAGAAGCAGCTACTCTTCCTGGAATACGAGCAGAACTAGAAGCACTAAGACAAAGACACTCTGCAGCACTGGAATTGATGGGGGAGCGTGATGAAGAG TTGGAAGAGCTTCGTGCCGATATTGCAGATGTAAAAGAGATGTACAGAGAGCAAGTAAACTTACTTGTGAATAAG ATTCAAACTTTGGGTTCGTCTGTTGGCGTTGCCTGA
- the LOC142520747 gene encoding protein PLANT CADMIUM RESISTANCE 8 — MVRVENPPQQEPTFHPQNYQTGQPAFVGLPWSTQLFDCHLDQTNAIMTAFLPCVTFGQIAEVMDQGELTCPMGSFIYLLMMPALCSQWLMGAKYRNKLRARYHLVEAPYQDVISHIFCACCSLCQEYRELKIRGLDPSQGWNGILAQMEMQRINQTMNTPPPAQNMST; from the exons atggTTAGAGTGGAGAACCCACCTCAACAGGAGCCGACCTTTCATCCTCAAAATTATCAGACAGGACAACCCGCATTCGTTGGACTCCCATGGAGCACTCAATTGTTCGATTGCCATTTGGATCAAACTAATg CTATCATGACAGCATTTCTTCCCTGCGTGACATTCGGACAGATAGCAGAAGTCATGGATCAAGGAGAACTCA CTTGTCCGATGGGAAGTTTCATATATCTGTTAATGATGCCTGCTTTATGTTCCCAATGGCTGATGGGGGCAAAGTACAGAAATAAACTAAGGGCAAGATATCATCTAGTAGAAGCTCCATATCAAGATGTGATTTCTCACATTTTTTGCGCATGTTGTTCTCTTTGTCAAGAGTATAGAGAGCTCAAGATTAGAGGTCTCGATCCCTCACAag GATGGAATGGAATCCTTGCTCAAATGGAAATGCAACGCATAAACCAGACGATGAACACTCCTCCACCAGCTCAAAATATGTCCACTTAA
- the LOC142521090 gene encoding transcription factor bHLH68-like isoform X2, which translates to MMAGNPNWWSMNGMHPQFSQFVYGSNISSVSSNPSESDHHHPEQDFPVRSWSQLLLGGLSGNEEENRFAGSLFLQQKKLENWEDQVLNLNPTFTRDCAINLDVKQEVSQANSCHLFPGHLDYDHFQANNSQTSNSSWAHHQVMPVSSPTSCITNLSNSLLNFSGGKGSAATTEGKNNRHNQEHSSECNSTGTGGVSKKARVQQSSSQPALKVRKEKLGDRVTALHQIVSPFGKTDTASVLSEAIGYIRFLQSQIEALSSPYLRSTSGNTSQHCASNLRMESQDRGGLKDLRSRGLCLVPISCTQHVGNDNIIGADYWAPPPPALGGGF; encoded by the exons ATGATGGCCGGAAACCCTAACTGGTGGAGCATGAATGGCATGCATCCACAGTTTTCTCAGTTTGTATATGGCTCTAATATTTCCTCAGTTTCTTCCAACCCTTCTGAATCTGATCATCATCATCCTGAACAAGATTTTCCTGTTAGGTCTTGGAGCCAACTTCTTCT AGGTGGATTATCTGGTAATGAAGAGGAAAACAGGTTTGCTGGAAGTCTTTTTCTGCAGCAAAAGAAGTTGGAGAATTGGGAAGACCAAGTTTTGAATTTGAACCCAACTTTTACAAGGGATTGTGCTATTAATCTTGATGTGAAGCAAGAAGTTTCTCAAGCCAACAGTTGCCATCTTTTTCCTGGGCATCTAGATTATGATCATTTTCAGGCCAATAATTCACAGACATCTAATTCTAGTTGGGCACATCATCAAGTCATGCCTGTTTCTTCTCCCACGTCTTGTATAACAAATTTGAGTAACAGCTTGTTGAATTTCTCCGGTGGAAAGGGGTCAGCAGCCACCACGGAGGGAAAGAATAATCGGCATAATCAAGAGCATTCATCTGAG TGCAACAGCACTGGGACTGGTGGGGTATCTAAGAAGGCTAGGGTTCAACAGTCTTCATCTCAACCAGCTTTGAAG GTGAGAAAGGAGAAGTTAGGAGATAGAGTTACAGCCCTCCACCAAATTGTTTCTCCATTTGGAAAG ACTGACACTGCCTCTGTCTTGTCAGAAGCCATTGGTTACATTAGATTCCTTCAGAGTCAAATTGAG GCGCTAAGCTCTCCATATCTGCGCAGTACTTCAGGAAATACCTCACAGCATTGTGCAAGTAATCTTAGAATG GAGTCACAAGACCGAGGAGGACTGAAGGATTTGAGAAGTAGAGGGCTTTGCCTGGTTCCCATCTCTTGCACTCAACATGTTGGAAACGACAATATCATCGGAGCCGATTACTGGGCCCCGCCGCCACCTGCACTTGGCGGTGGCTTCTGA
- the LOC142521090 gene encoding transcription factor bHLH68-like isoform X1 → MMAGNPNWWSMNGMHPQFSQFVYGSNISSVSSNPSESDHHHPEQDFPVRSWSQLLLGGLSGNEEENRFAGSLFLQQKKLENWEDQVLNLNPTFTRDCAINLDVKQEVSQANSCHLFPGHLDYDHFQANNSQTSNSSWAHHQVMPVSSPTSCITNLSNSLLNFSGGKGSAATTEGKNNRHNQEHSSECNSTGTGGVSKKARVQQSSSQPALKVRKEKLGDRVTALHQIVSPFGKTDTASVLSEAIGYIRFLQSQIEALSSPYLRSTSGNTSQHCASNLRMVQERNCLFHEEPSQESQDRGGLKDLRSRGLCLVPISCTQHVGNDNIIGADYWAPPPPALGGGF, encoded by the exons ATGATGGCCGGAAACCCTAACTGGTGGAGCATGAATGGCATGCATCCACAGTTTTCTCAGTTTGTATATGGCTCTAATATTTCCTCAGTTTCTTCCAACCCTTCTGAATCTGATCATCATCATCCTGAACAAGATTTTCCTGTTAGGTCTTGGAGCCAACTTCTTCT AGGTGGATTATCTGGTAATGAAGAGGAAAACAGGTTTGCTGGAAGTCTTTTTCTGCAGCAAAAGAAGTTGGAGAATTGGGAAGACCAAGTTTTGAATTTGAACCCAACTTTTACAAGGGATTGTGCTATTAATCTTGATGTGAAGCAAGAAGTTTCTCAAGCCAACAGTTGCCATCTTTTTCCTGGGCATCTAGATTATGATCATTTTCAGGCCAATAATTCACAGACATCTAATTCTAGTTGGGCACATCATCAAGTCATGCCTGTTTCTTCTCCCACGTCTTGTATAACAAATTTGAGTAACAGCTTGTTGAATTTCTCCGGTGGAAAGGGGTCAGCAGCCACCACGGAGGGAAAGAATAATCGGCATAATCAAGAGCATTCATCTGAG TGCAACAGCACTGGGACTGGTGGGGTATCTAAGAAGGCTAGGGTTCAACAGTCTTCATCTCAACCAGCTTTGAAG GTGAGAAAGGAGAAGTTAGGAGATAGAGTTACAGCCCTCCACCAAATTGTTTCTCCATTTGGAAAG ACTGACACTGCCTCTGTCTTGTCAGAAGCCATTGGTTACATTAGATTCCTTCAGAGTCAAATTGAG GCGCTAAGCTCTCCATATCTGCGCAGTACTTCAGGAAATACCTCACAGCATTGTGCAAGTAATCTTAGAATG GTTCAAGAAAGGAATTGTTTATTTCACGAAGAGCCTAGCCAG GAGTCACAAGACCGAGGAGGACTGAAGGATTTGAGAAGTAGAGGGCTTTGCCTGGTTCCCATCTCTTGCACTCAACATGTTGGAAACGACAATATCATCGGAGCCGATTACTGGGCCCCGCCGCCACCTGCACTTGGCGGTGGCTTCTGA